In 'Nostoc azollae' 0708, the following are encoded in one genomic region:
- a CDS encoding NAD(P)H-quinone oxidoreductase subunit F, translating to MFESLLETVWLVPCYALLGGILALPWSPGVIRRTGPRPAGYVNLIMTLLSFVHSVLAFTAIWNQPAKQVLIPWLSTAGLNLTINVEISAITVGALIVITGLNFLAQIYAVGYMEMDWGWGRFYSLLGLFEAGLSALALCNNLFFSYVILEILTLGTYLLVGLWFSQPLVVSGARDAFLTKRVGDLFLLMGVLGLWTLAGTWDYQDLAIWAQTAKLDPTIITLVCLALIAGPMGKCAQFPLHLWLDEAMEGPVPSTILRNSVVVASGAWVLIKLQPVFSLSPVASSAMVAIGAVTAIGGSLIAIAQVDIKRCLSYSVSAYMGLVFIAVGTQQDDAALLLVLTHAISAPLLVMSTGGIVWNSVTQDVTQLGGLWSRRPISSLAFIVGTLGLIGFPPLGSFWALMELADGLWGTHPWLVGIVIGVNALTAFSLTREFGLIFAGKPKQMSERSPEAIWLMVLPMMVLFGLVLHLPLLLQSLSLLPNWAILNKDVALLLIWSSIFGCSIGGVIYIGNISKPVHLPWQGLQDLLAYDFYTPKLYKITIIFGVAQLAKLADIVDLFVVDGIVNFVGLFSLLGGEGLKYSTNGQTQFYAFTVLLGVGVLGAWVTWPFWGVQFIDLVF from the coding sequence ATGTTTGAATCCTTGCTAGAGACCGTTTGGTTGGTCCCTTGCTATGCTTTATTAGGTGGTATTTTAGCCTTGCCTTGGTCGCCGGGAGTTATTCGGCGCACAGGGCCAAGACCAGCTGGTTACGTCAATTTAATTATGACGTTATTATCTTTTGTGCATTCCGTTTTGGCGTTCACCGCCATTTGGAATCAACCAGCAAAACAAGTATTAATACCTTGGCTATCCACCGCTGGTTTAAACCTGACTATCAATGTAGAAATATCTGCCATCACGGTAGGTGCATTAATTGTGATTACAGGTTTAAATTTCCTAGCCCAAATATATGCTGTGGGCTACATGGAAATGGATTGGGGGTGGGGACGTTTCTATTCTTTACTAGGATTATTTGAAGCTGGGTTATCTGCCTTAGCTTTATGTAACAACCTGTTCTTTAGTTATGTAATCCTGGAAATTCTCACTTTAGGAACCTACTTATTAGTGGGTTTATGGTTTAGTCAACCCCTGGTTGTGAGTGGTGCGCGAGATGCGTTTTTAACCAAGCGGGTTGGTGACTTGTTCTTGCTAATGGGAGTTCTGGGACTTTGGACTTTAGCCGGAACTTGGGACTATCAAGATTTAGCAATATGGGCGCAAACTGCGAAACTAGACCCCACAATTATTACCTTAGTTTGTTTAGCGTTAATTGCCGGTCCCATGGGTAAATGCGCCCAGTTCCCCTTACATCTATGGTTAGATGAAGCCATGGAAGGGCCTGTTCCCAGTACGATTTTGCGGAACTCAGTGGTAGTAGCCAGTGGTGCATGGGTGCTGATTAAATTACAACCTGTGTTTAGTTTGTCCCCTGTAGCTTCTTCTGCCATGGTGGCCATTGGTGCAGTCACAGCTATTGGTGGTTCATTAATTGCGATCGCTCAAGTTGACATCAAACGCTGTTTATCCTATTCTGTCAGTGCTTACATGGGATTGGTTTTTATCGCGGTAGGTACACAACAAGATGACGCAGCATTATTATTAGTCCTCACTCACGCCATCTCTGCTCCACTTTTAGTCATGAGTACAGGTGGTATTGTTTGGAATAGCGTCACCCAAGATGTTACCCAACTTGGTGGTTTATGGTCACGTCGTCCCATTTCCAGTTTAGCATTTATTGTCGGGACATTAGGTTTAATTGGTTTCCCCCCTCTAGGCAGTTTTTGGGCATTAATGGAATTAGCTGATGGATTATGGGGAACACACCCTTGGTTAGTAGGCATTGTTATTGGTGTTAACGCTTTAACCGCCTTTAGTTTAACCAGAGAATTCGGTTTAATCTTTGCTGGTAAACCTAAACAAATGAGTGAACGTTCACCAGAAGCCATTTGGTTGATGGTTTTACCAATGATGGTTTTATTTGGCTTGGTTTTACATCTGCCTTTACTGTTGCAAAGTTTATCTTTATTACCAAATTGGGCAATCTTAAATAAAGATGTAGCACTACTTTTAATTTGGTCTAGTATCTTCGGTTGCAGTATTGGTGGCGTAATTTATATAGGCAACATTTCTAAACCAGTCCACTTACCCTGGCAGGGTTTACAAGACTTACTTGCTTATGATTTTTACACACCTAAACTTTATAAAATCACCATCATTTTTGGAGTAGCTCAACTTGCCAAATTAGCCGATATAGTGGATCTATTTGTTGTAGATGGCATAGTTAACTTTGTCGGTTTATTCTCCCTACTAGGTGGTGAAGGCTTAAAGTACAGCACCAATGGACAAACCCAATTTTACGCCTTCACTGTTTTATTAGGTGTGGGAGTTTTAGGTGCTTGGGTAACATGGCCTTTCTGGGGTGTGCAGTTCATAGATTTAGTTTTTTAA
- a CDS encoding carbonic anhydrase gives MNTKHRNKNLSRRNLLQLGTGLIGVGVAVGVGSNLVQPEVATPQNITEPDEALQALLDGNDRFASRKRRYGHQSYSRLQEVAKGQKPFASILGCADSRVPSEIVFDQGLGDLFVCRIAGNVATSEEIGSLEYGSLVLGVKVIMVLGHERCGAVSATLKGEEVPGQIGSLLQAIKPGLEKSKEQPGDKLENACKANILVQIEKLRSSPVLSELIKSNKLKIVGGYYDLDSGKVTLVS, from the coding sequence GTGAATACCAAACATCGAAACAAAAATCTTTCCAGAAGAAATTTACTGCAATTAGGCACAGGTTTAATTGGCGTAGGAGTCGCTGTAGGAGTTGGTTCAAACTTAGTTCAACCTGAAGTTGCCACCCCACAAAATATTACTGAACCCGACGAGGCACTACAGGCATTACTGGATGGTAACGACAGATTTGCCAGCAGAAAACGCCGCTATGGACACCAAAGTTATTCACGATTACAGGAAGTTGCCAAAGGTCAAAAACCCTTTGCTTCTATTCTAGGTTGTGCAGATTCAAGAGTACCTTCAGAAATAGTTTTTGACCAGGGTTTAGGTGATTTATTTGTCTGTCGTATTGCTGGTAATGTTGCTACATCAGAAGAAATTGGCAGTCTAGAATATGGGAGTTTAGTATTAGGAGTAAAAGTGATTATGGTACTAGGACATGAAAGATGTGGTGCTGTAAGTGCCACGCTTAAAGGCGAAGAAGTACCAGGACAAATTGGTAGCTTATTACAGGCAATTAAGCCCGGATTGGAAAAATCTAAAGAACAACCAGGAGATAAATTAGAAAACGCCTGTAAAGCTAATATCCTGGTGCAAATTGAGAAATTGAGATCATCACCAGTGCTATCGGAATTAATCAAGTCTAATAAACTCAAAATAGTAGGCGGTTATTACGACTTAGATAGTGGTAAAGTTACCTTAGTAAGTTAA
- a CDS encoding NADH-quinone oxidoreductase subunit M, whose product MLSVLIWLPIIGAAIIGLLPNTIIPKNKIRLVSLTLSFLVLLWNGFILLKFDLKTPGMQFQEYLPWNEGLGLSYQLGVDGLSILMLVLNSFLTWIAIYSSSQNTERPRLFHSMILLVSGGVAGAFLAENLLLFFLFYELELIPFYLLISIWGGEKRAYAGMKFLIYTAVSGALILATFLGIVWLSGSPSFAMDGIFTQNLSAGMQLLLLVGIILGFGIKIPLIPFHTWLPDAYVEASAPITILLGGVLAKLGTYGLLRFGLGLFPQAWNVVAPTLATWGAITAIYGSVIAIAQKDIKRMVAYSSIGHMGYILLAAASSTDLALVGAVAQMFSHGIILAILFHLVGIVEAKVGTRELDKLNGLMSPIRGLPLISALLVLGGMASAGIPGLTGFIAEFIVFQGSFTSFPIPTLLCVASSGLTAVYFVILLNRTCFGRLNNDLGYYPRVIWDEKIPALILASLIIFLGVQPTWLVRWSETTTTAMIAAIPEKTVISQVALK is encoded by the coding sequence ATGCTCAGTGTTTTAATTTGGTTGCCAATTATTGGCGCTGCTATTATCGGGCTGTTGCCAAATACAATCATTCCTAAAAATAAAATTAGACTAGTATCCTTAACTCTGTCATTTTTGGTTCTGTTGTGGAACGGTTTCATTCTCCTCAAATTTGATCTCAAAACTCCAGGAATGCAATTTCAGGAATATTTACCTTGGAATGAAGGCTTGGGTTTAAGCTATCAACTAGGAGTTGATGGGCTATCAATATTAATGTTGGTATTAAACAGCTTCTTAACTTGGATAGCTATTTACAGCAGCAGCCAGAATACCGAACGTCCTCGGTTATTCCATTCCATGATTTTATTAGTCAGTGGAGGCGTTGCTGGTGCTTTCTTGGCGGAAAATTTACTGCTATTCTTCCTATTTTACGAATTGGAATTAATTCCCTTTTACTTATTAATTTCCATTTGGGGAGGAGAAAAACGCGCCTATGCTGGTATGAAATTTTTGATTTATACCGCAGTTTCCGGGGCGTTAATTTTAGCAACATTCCTGGGTATAGTGTGGTTAAGTGGTTCTCCCAGTTTTGCAATGGATGGTATTTTCACCCAAAACCTTTCTGCAGGAATGCAGCTACTGTTATTGGTGGGAATAATTCTAGGTTTTGGTATCAAAATTCCTTTAATTCCTTTCCATACTTGGCTACCTGATGCTTACGTTGAAGCTTCTGCACCTATCACCATTTTATTAGGTGGTGTGTTAGCTAAATTAGGAACGTATGGACTATTGCGGTTTGGGTTAGGTTTATTTCCCCAAGCTTGGAATGTGGTTGCACCAACATTAGCGACATGGGGTGCTATCACTGCAATTTATGGGTCAGTAATAGCGATCGCTCAAAAAGACATCAAGCGCATGGTAGCATATAGTTCCATCGGACACATGGGCTATATTCTCCTAGCCGCAGCTTCTAGCACCGACCTTGCCCTAGTTGGTGCCGTAGCCCAAATGTTCAGTCATGGTATTATTTTAGCCATCCTCTTCCACCTAGTAGGAATTGTAGAAGCCAAAGTTGGCACAAGAGAACTAGACAAACTCAACGGCTTAATGAGTCCTATACGTGGATTACCCCTCATCAGCGCCTTACTAGTTCTCGGAGGCATGGCCAGCGCCGGTATTCCAGGTTTAACAGGCTTTATCGCTGAATTTATCGTTTTCCAAGGTAGTTTTACCAGCTTCCCCATACCAACATTATTGTGCGTAGCCTCTTCCGGTTTAACAGCAGTTTACTTCGTCATTCTCCTCAACCGTACCTGTTTCGGTAGACTCAATAACGATTTAGGCTATTATCCTAGAGTCATCTGGGATGAAAAAATACCAGCCTTAATTTTGGCATCCCTCATCATTTTCTTAGGAGTACAACCCACCTGGTTAGTACGTTGGAGTGAAACCACAACCACAGCAATGATAGCAGCTATTCCTGAAAAAACGGTAATCTCACAAGTGGCATTGAAGTAA
- a CDS encoding CO2 hydration protein, with protein sequence MLQTSDKPTTKLPPSNHEFAEIIHRLEAGGSMLPDTPENLMQIIGIYKAYAVPMDFYWRDLLYIAERVFLNPLPAFKYFLPQEYLDLHNHYAGDDADLRIWRGVATAHPELLTFMEKGETTKMPKILHHLFHDRINMEFAEACMQAMLWHRKMYAPVNQFDAHLDSEEYKANADQAIKAYFKKNPAMLGLYKLFPDMFLEQCRMMSYYSNLGLFWEVMAPIFFEMSDIYDEGGFKGVPDAMKFLVNGIFAIAGRPIYHHLYVDGECYEIIPKSKGFTWLYEAALPYVEAVFYRTAPFRGTKSYNAQAKQVPDDQKDFHYGILYADVFPVGTAGIPPTLLMQDMLHFLPQYLVDYYKQYCRGEDDMLIQLGVTFQRSMYNVTSAVIQALRTALLYPLDDPNPKHLQANREFFEMQLNRFTRADYGMRDAAKLRSIQNQDYR encoded by the coding sequence ATGCTACAAACGTCAGATAAACCAACAACCAAACTACCACCATCCAACCACGAATTTGCAGAAATAATTCATCGTCTAGAAGCTGGTGGTTCAATGCTGCCAGATACACCGGAAAACTTAATGCAAATCATCGGTATTTATAAAGCTTATGCTGTACCAATGGACTTCTACTGGCGCGACTTACTTTATATTGCAGAAAGAGTATTTTTAAATCCCCTTCCTGCTTTTAAATACTTCTTACCACAAGAATATTTAGACCTGCATAACCATTACGCTGGAGATGATGCTGATTTAAGAATTTGGCGTGGTGTCGCTACCGCACATCCTGAACTTTTGACATTTATGGAAAAAGGTGAAACCACCAAAATGCCAAAGATATTACATCATTTATTCCATGACAGAATTAACATGGAATTCGCCGAAGCTTGTATGCAGGCAATGTTATGGCATCGCAAAATGTATGCCCCTGTTAACCAATTTGATGCACATTTAGATTCGGAAGAATATAAAGCCAACGCTGATCAAGCAATTAAAGCTTACTTCAAAAAAAATCCAGCAATGTTGGGACTTTATAAACTGTTTCCTGATATGTTTTTGGAACAGTGCCGCATGATGTCCTATTACTCCAATTTAGGACTTTTTTGGGAAGTGATGGCACCGATATTTTTCGAAATGTCGGATATTTATGATGAAGGCGGTTTTAAAGGTGTTCCTGATGCCATGAAGTTCTTAGTTAATGGTATCTTTGCCATTGCCGGTCGTCCTATTTATCATCATCTTTATGTTGATGGTGAATGTTATGAAATCATTCCCAAATCAAAAGGTTTTACTTGGTTATATGAAGCCGCTTTACCCTATGTAGAAGCTGTATTTTACCGCACGGCACCATTCCGGGGTACAAAATCATATAATGCCCAAGCTAAACAAGTACCAGATGACCAAAAAGACTTTCATTACGGCATTCTCTACGCTGATGTGTTTCCTGTCGGAACTGCGGGTATTCCTCCCACTTTATTAATGCAAGATATGTTGCATTTTCTCCCGCAATATCTGGTTGATTATTACAAACAATATTGTCGGGGTGAAGATGATATGTTGATACAGTTGGGTGTGACTTTCCAACGTTCAATGTATAATGTGACTTCCGCAGTAATTCAAGCCTTAAGAACTGCACTTTTATATCCGTTAGATGACCCAAATCCTAAGCATCTACAGGCAAATCGGGAGTTTTTTGAAATGCAGTTAAATCGCTTTACTCGTGCTGATTATGGTATGCGTGATGCGGCGAAATTGCGAAGTATTCAAAATCAGGATTATAGATGA
- a CDS encoding transposase: MLSVFESFKSFKELDNKYLQGELHFRPKFPNYRQKNRLLMVTYPQLGEKPEGWKRSRNRIKRGIYRTGTGKIINADLNGAANILRKVETQLGLCLVKVCRRRQVLTLATRFRIWETKTRNRNGAALALRIATV; encoded by the coding sequence TTGTTGTCTGTTTTTGAATCTTTCAAGTCATTCAAAGAACTAGACAATAAATACCTCCAAGGCGAATTGCATTTTCGTCCCAAATTTCCTAACTACCGTCAAAAGAACCGATTGTTAATGGTCACATATCCTCAATTGGGTGAAAAACCTGAAGGGTGGAAACGAAGCAGAAACCGAATTAAACGCGGTATATATCGCACTGGTACGGGGAAAATCATCAATGCTGATTTAAACGGCGCAGCGAATATCCTTCGCAAAGTAGAGACACAATTAGGCTTGTGCCTAGTAAAGGTCTGTAGGCGTAGGCAAGTTTTGACCCTTGCTACCAGATTTCGTATCTGGGAAACCAAAACTAGGAACCGGAACGGAGCGGCTTTAGCCCTCCGTATAGCAACAGTTTAG
- a CDS encoding S8 family peptidase, producing the protein MRRFILLCLFLIGLVTVVFGFLNVQGLASKGEFETILLDFREDIPALVINQDLQLIAQQYHITPRLDNQFSAADHVYIIKGDRQGLQDLRKSPFAEATEFIEPNYIYRKVPEGKTTALGEQFLPQNNQNPKPSLIGPNDQYYSKQWNLHKIGIEGAWTRTKGSGITVAVIDTGITQVRDLAETKFVKGYDFVNDTEIVKDDNGHGTHVAGTVAQTTNNQYGVAGVAYEASLMPLKVLNADGSGTVADIAEAIKFAADKGADVINMSLGGGGESKLMQDAIEYAYKKGVVIIAAAGNESTDGASYPARYPHVIGVSAFGPDGEKASYSNFGAGVDISAPGGSETGTILQETIDENGQGLFLGLQGTSMASSHVAGVAALIKASGVTEPDQILKVLQQSARVIQDDALNYYGAGQLNAEAAVKLASEGQISFPDFFRWLRDNGYINPGFWIDGGAIALVPKILMVVGSYLLAWFLRVYFPFAWSWSLSSGLIFGSSGLFFLKGFYIFDLPQWPFRVLGSSLPELGNSLQGTGTLNPLFASVLIPVVLIVFLLGHPNWKWFAVGSTLGIAACLTISAIYDPAVWGLGDGNIARIFLIVNALLCYGLVRLALKEDKQTA; encoded by the coding sequence ATGAGAAGATTTATATTACTGTGCTTGTTTCTTATCGGGTTAGTTACTGTCGTGTTCGGTTTCCTGAACGTCCAGGGATTGGCGAGCAAAGGTGAATTTGAGACAATTTTGCTAGATTTTCGGGAAGATATTCCAGCATTGGTGATTAATCAGGATTTGCAACTGATCGCTCAACAATATCATATTACACCCCGACTGGATAACCAATTCTCAGCGGCTGATCATGTGTATATTATCAAAGGAGATCGCCAAGGGCTGCAAGATTTAAGAAAATCTCCCTTTGCTGAAGCCACAGAGTTCATCGAACCAAATTACATTTACAGGAAAGTTCCGGAAGGGAAGACTACAGCACTGGGAGAACAGTTCCTACCCCAAAACAATCAAAATCCTAAACCTTCATTAATTGGCCCCAACGACCAATATTACAGCAAACAGTGGAACCTCCACAAAATTGGCATAGAAGGCGCATGGACTCGCACTAAAGGGAGTGGCATAACAGTTGCAGTCATTGACACAGGTATCACTCAGGTGCGCGACTTAGCAGAAACAAAATTTGTTAAAGGCTACGACTTCGTAAACGACACAGAAATAGTCAAAGACGACAACGGACATGGCACCCATGTAGCCGGCACAGTCGCCCAAACCACTAATAATCAATATGGTGTAGCTGGAGTCGCCTACGAAGCTAGTCTCATGCCCTTAAAAGTGTTAAATGCAGATGGTAGTGGTACAGTTGCCGACATCGCCGAAGCCATCAAATTTGCCGCAGATAAAGGCGCAGATGTTATTAATATGAGCTTAGGTGGTGGTGGTGAAAGTAAACTCATGCAAGATGCCATTGAGTACGCCTACAAAAAAGGTGTAGTTATTATTGCCGCAGCCGGAAATGAAAGTACAGATGGGGCGAGTTATCCAGCCCGTTATCCTCATGTAATTGGCGTTTCTGCCTTTGGCCCAGACGGAGAAAAAGCATCCTACTCTAACTTTGGTGCTGGTGTAGATATCTCCGCCCCTGGTGGTAGTGAAACAGGAACAATTCTCCAGGAGACCATTGACGAAAACGGCCAAGGGCTATTTTTGGGACTCCAAGGCACAAGTATGGCCTCTTCACACGTTGCAGGTGTGGCAGCTTTAATTAAAGCATCTGGAGTCACAGAACCTGATCAAATTTTAAAAGTCCTCCAACAGTCAGCCAGAGTTATCCAAGACGACGCTTTAAATTATTACGGTGCTGGACAACTTAACGCCGAAGCAGCAGTCAAACTAGCCAGCGAAGGACAAATTAGTTTTCCAGACTTCTTTCGGTGGTTGCGGGATAACGGCTATATCAACCCTGGTTTTTGGATTGATGGCGGTGCGATCGCGCTAGTACCTAAAATATTAATGGTAGTAGGTTCCTATCTCCTCGCTTGGTTTCTACGGGTTTACTTCCCCTTCGCTTGGAGTTGGTCTTTATCTAGTGGCTTAATTTTTGGTAGTTCTGGACTCTTCTTCCTGAAGGGATTTTATATCTTTGACCTTCCCCAGTGGCCTTTCCGAGTTTTGGGCAGTTCTCTTCCCGAACTAGGTAACAGCTTACAGGGAACAGGCACTTTAAATCCTCTTTTTGCCAGTGTGCTAATTCCTGTTGTGTTGATAGTATTCCTCCTAGGACATCCCAATTGGAAGTGGTTTGCTGTTGGTTCTACCCTTGGCATAGCGGCTTGTTTAACAATCAGTGCCATTTATGACCCTGCTGTTTGGGGACTAGGAGATGGTAACATAGCCCGTATTTTTCTCATCGTTAATGCTTTACTTTGTTATGGATTGGTACGTTTAGCATTAAAAGAAGACAAACAAACAGCTTAA
- a CDS encoding peptidoglycan-binding domain-containing protein, which yields MYYLLLYTATSILIGTYAIVAIAVPTKIAQVSTVGNINRPTLKVGSQGERVSELQAALKLLGFYTGAVDGVYQEATARAVSQFKQAAGLNPDGVVDAITWQKLFPNVSIVATNISSSSVPPIPTGSLTVPTRINNTSAPKPIAPKPNVTSRNQNNTAFQPTPLNQQNPNIQYTKEGWPILRLGNRGSEVVKLQKLLQNLGFLKGSIDGDFGITTEAAVKAAQIRYGLQPDGIAGGATWEAFVRRLPQAR from the coding sequence ATGTATTATTTGCTGTTGTATACCGCCACATCTATATTGATTGGAACTTATGCTATAGTAGCGATCGCCGTACCAACAAAAATCGCCCAAGTCAGCACAGTAGGGAACATTAACCGTCCTACCCTCAAAGTTGGTAGTCAAGGTGAGCGTGTTTCTGAACTGCAAGCAGCACTGAAACTTTTGGGCTTTTACACAGGTGCAGTAGATGGTGTTTATCAAGAAGCTACAGCCAGGGCTGTTTCGCAATTTAAACAAGCTGCCGGCTTAAATCCTGATGGCGTTGTAGATGCTATCACATGGCAAAAACTTTTTCCTAATGTATCAATAGTTGCGACCAATATCTCTTCATCTTCTGTCCCACCTATCCCAACTGGTAGTTTGACTGTACCTACCAGAATTAATAATACATCTGCACCCAAACCGATTGCTCCAAAACCAAATGTAACTTCCCGCAATCAAAACAATACTGCCTTTCAGCCAACTCCTCTTAATCAGCAAAATCCCAATATTCAATATACAAAAGAAGGATGGCCGATTTTACGTTTAGGTAATCGTGGTTCAGAAGTCGTGAAGTTGCAAAAACTACTACAAAATTTGGGTTTTTTAAAAGGTAGTATAGATGGAGACTTTGGTATCACGACTGAAGCCGCTGTAAAAGCTGCTCAAATACGTTATGGCTTACAACCTGATGGCATTGCTGGTGGTGCTACTTGGGAGGCTTTTGTGAGACGACTACCCCAGGCACGGTAA
- a CDS encoding phage holin family protein produces MKHFLLTWLATAIALLMTAKIVPGFIIKTFVAALIAAIVIGLVNAFIRPILKVLAFPITLITFGLFTFIINALTLWLASAITPGSEFQIRGFIPAFLGSIVLSIVSSIINYFFRIVD; encoded by the coding sequence ATGAAACACTTTTTATTAACTTGGCTTGCTACTGCGATCGCATTACTAATGACTGCTAAAATTGTACCAGGATTTATTATCAAAACTTTTGTAGCTGCTCTCATTGCCGCTATTGTAATCGGTTTAGTAAATGCCTTCATTCGTCCAATTTTAAAGGTATTAGCATTTCCCATAACTCTAATTACGTTTGGTTTATTTACATTTATCATCAACGCCTTAACTCTTTGGTTGGCAAGTGCTATTACTCCAGGTTCTGAGTTTCAAATTAGAGGTTTTATACCTGCTTTTCTCGGTTCTATTGTGCTGTCTATTGTTTCTAGTATCATTAACTATTTTTTCAGAATAGTTGACTGA
- a CDS encoding cobalamin biosynthesis protein, whose translation MQVELLNSQVLWVGIGCQKGTSGKLISIAIENILLDTQFTYSAIAGIATIESKASEMGLREFCRVHNFPLKTFTAEILAGVNVPNPAKIIAQIVGTPSVAEASAILAATEISSQMRLLVPKQIFRLPEDAGVVTVAIAQRV comes from the coding sequence ATGCAAGTAGAGTTACTAAATTCGCAAGTTTTATGGGTGGGGATTGGTTGTCAAAAGGGAACTTCAGGCAAGTTAATCAGTATAGCAATTGAGAATATTTTGCTAGATACTCAATTTACCTATTCTGCCATAGCGGGTATTGCCACCATCGAATCTAAAGCTTCAGAAATGGGGTTAAGGGAATTTTGCCGAGTACACAATTTCCCCCTCAAAACTTTCACAGCGGAAATTCTCGCTGGTGTCAATGTTCCCAACCCTGCAAAAATTATTGCACAAATAGTAGGAACACCGAGTGTGGCTGAGGCTTCTGCTATTCTGGCAGCTACGGAGATTAGTTCACAAATGAGGTTATTAGTTCCCAAGCAAATCTTCCGTTTACCAGAAGACGCAGGAGTAGTAACAGTAGCTATTGCCCAAAGGGTGTAG
- a CDS encoding ankyrin repeat domain-containing protein: MTENKDNLLLKAAKTGNIKRLYELLASGAKVDGCDHDGTTALMFAANLGYTEIVRSLLDCGAKINLPRKTYRLTALMLAASSNQIDIIKLLISKGAEINAINDDGSTALMAAAQKGHLEVVQVLLAAGADANIADKDDDTALKLAIKQDYTAVVKAILQNSEIVNIPDAEGETPLMIAADLGYLDVVQTLLSAGADTNLQNPDGNTALLAAAAAGHGNIVAALLDAHGKINHQDKEGETALHCAVVEGYLDVVQILIQWGADVQIRNHLGDTPLLVATFQGYSEIVEALLRANANMDEKNFGEVALTLAVSQGHTQTVKILLDHGANINTLADDGKTALVKAIASNHPEVFKLLLEKGADVNFQDSVGATALMCAAAEGYSQAVQILVTSGADVNLKNQGGYTALMIAEFNNYRTIAQILRQAGAQE; encoded by the coding sequence ATGACTGAAAACAAGGATAATTTATTACTGAAGGCTGCAAAAACTGGCAATATCAAAAGGCTGTATGAGCTACTAGCGAGTGGTGCTAAGGTGGATGGATGCGATCACGATGGTACGACAGCATTAATGTTTGCTGCTAATCTAGGTTATACAGAAATTGTGCGATCGCTCTTAGATTGTGGCGCTAAGATCAATCTACCTAGAAAAACTTATCGTTTAACAGCGTTAATGCTGGCAGCTAGTAGCAATCAAATTGATATTATCAAGCTTTTAATATCTAAAGGTGCAGAAATAAATGCCATTAATGATGATGGCAGCACTGCTTTAATGGCCGCAGCCCAGAAGGGTCATCTTGAAGTAGTCCAAGTCCTCTTAGCTGCCGGTGCTGATGCCAACATCGCTGATAAAGATGATGACACAGCTTTAAAACTAGCCATCAAGCAAGACTACACAGCAGTTGTTAAAGCAATACTACAAAATAGTGAAATTGTCAATATTCCAGATGCAGAAGGTGAGACACCTTTAATGATAGCCGCAGACTTGGGATATTTAGATGTAGTACAAACATTGTTGTCAGCAGGGGCTGATACTAATTTACAAAATCCCGATGGTAACACTGCGCTATTAGCAGCCGCAGCCGCAGGACACGGTAATATCGTTGCTGCTTTATTAGATGCACATGGGAAAATTAATCACCAAGATAAAGAAGGTGAAACTGCCCTCCACTGTGCTGTTGTCGAAGGCTACCTTGATGTAGTACAAATTTTAATTCAGTGGGGTGCAGATGTACAAATTAGAAATCATCTTGGCGATACACCCCTACTTGTAGCCACATTTCAGGGATACAGCGAAATAGTTGAAGCTTTGCTGCGAGCTAACGCAAATATGGATGAGAAAAACTTTGGTGAAGTTGCCCTCACATTGGCAGTATCCCAAGGACATACCCAGACCGTCAAAATATTACTTGACCACGGTGCTAATATTAATACATTAGCAGATGATGGAAAAACCGCTTTAGTCAAAGCCATAGCCAGCAACCATCCAGAAGTATTCAAACTCCTGCTAGAAAAAGGGGCAGATGTAAATTTTCAAGACTCAGTCGGCGCAACAGCGTTAATGTGTGCTGCTGCTGAAGGTTATAGTCAAGCTGTGCAGATTTTAGTTACATCTGGCGCAGATGTGAATTTAAAAAACCAAGGTGGTTATACAGCTTTAATGATTGCTGAATTTAATAACTATCGCACAATTGCCCAAATTTTACGACAAGCTGGAGCGCAGGAATAA